One window from the genome of Saccharicrinis carchari encodes:
- the gyrA gene encoding DNA gyrase subunit A has protein sequence MAEGERIIKINIEEEMKSAYIDYSMSVIVSRALPDVRDGFKPVHRRVLFAMSDLGLSSNKPYKKSARIVGEVLGKYHPHGDSSVYYAMVRMAQPWSLRYPLVDGQGNFGSVDGDSPAAMRYTEARLNRIAEETLVDIDKRTVDFRLNFDDSLQEPTVLPTRIPNLLVNGASGIAVGMATNMPPHNLTEIINATVAYIENNDIDTDGLLEYVKAPDFPTGGTIYGFKGVKDAFETGRGRVVVRAKAEVETDNNGREKIIITEIPYMVNKAELIMKVADLVIEKKIEGISNVNDESDRDGMRIVVDLKRDAIANVVLNNLYKLTALQSSFSVNNIALVNGRPEMLNLKGLISNFVKHRHEVVVRRTQYELEQAEKRAHILEGLIIASDNIDEVIKIIRAASSPDEAREKLMERFELSDIQARAIVDMRLRQLTGLEQDKLRSEYEELLNTIADLKDILANVSRRMEIITEELIQIRDKYGDERRTDIVYSSEEFNPEDFYADDEMVITISHMGYIKRTPLAEFRTQSRGGVGSKGSTTRDEDFIEHLYPATMHNTMLFFTSKGRCFWLKVYEIPEGAKSTKGRAIQNLLNIEADDKVKAFIKVKGLNDQDYIDSHYIIMGTKKGMIKKSLLADYSRPRVNGVNAITIKEGDELIQARLTNGDAEILMATQLGRAIRFNEKKVRCIGRTGQGVKGITLDTNNDEVVGMICVEDIEQEEVLVVSENGFGKKSKIEAYRITNRGGKGVKTMRITDKTGALISIKNVTDDNDLMIINKSGIAIRLALSEIRTTGRATQGVKVINLRNGDQIASVAKVSAFKDEESGGEDVDSETIATEQDKTGNEAAEGLNPDNSEEEKNNNEEIQE, from the coding sequence ATGGCTGAAGGAGAAAGAATTATAAAGATAAATATTGAGGAGGAAATGAAATCGGCCTACATCGATTATTCGATGTCGGTGATTGTTTCCAGGGCGTTGCCCGACGTCAGAGACGGTTTTAAACCTGTACACCGACGCGTTTTATTTGCCATGAGCGATTTGGGGCTTTCCTCTAACAAGCCATATAAAAAATCGGCCAGGATAGTGGGAGAGGTGCTGGGTAAGTATCATCCGCACGGCGACTCTTCGGTGTATTACGCCATGGTGCGAATGGCTCAACCTTGGTCTTTACGCTATCCCTTAGTCGATGGCCAGGGAAACTTTGGCTCAGTAGATGGCGACAGCCCTGCTGCCATGCGCTATACCGAAGCCCGATTGAACAGGATAGCGGAAGAAACGCTGGTTGATATCGATAAGAGAACGGTGGATTTCAGGTTAAACTTTGACGATTCGTTGCAGGAACCAACTGTATTACCTACCCGTATACCCAACCTATTGGTTAACGGGGCATCTGGTATAGCAGTGGGTATGGCCACCAACATGCCCCCACATAACTTAACCGAAATTATTAATGCCACAGTAGCCTATATCGAAAATAACGACATAGACACCGACGGTCTTTTGGAATACGTTAAGGCACCGGACTTTCCCACAGGTGGTACCATATATGGTTTTAAAGGTGTAAAAGATGCCTTTGAAACAGGCAGGGGACGGGTAGTAGTTCGTGCCAAAGCCGAAGTAGAGACCGACAATAATGGCAGGGAAAAGATCATTATAACCGAGATCCCATATATGGTGAACAAGGCAGAACTGATAATGAAAGTAGCCGACCTTGTTATCGAGAAAAAAATTGAAGGCATATCCAATGTAAACGATGAGTCGGACAGGGATGGTATGCGTATTGTGGTGGATCTGAAACGTGATGCGATTGCCAATGTAGTGCTGAATAATCTTTACAAGCTCACCGCTTTGCAATCGTCTTTTAGTGTAAATAATATAGCACTGGTTAATGGTCGTCCGGAAATGCTGAACCTTAAAGGCTTGATAAGCAATTTTGTGAAGCACCGCCACGAGGTAGTTGTTCGTCGTACGCAATATGAGTTGGAGCAGGCCGAAAAACGTGCCCACATTTTGGAGGGGCTCATTATTGCCAGTGACAACATCGACGAGGTAATTAAAATAATCAGGGCAGCATCCAGTCCCGACGAAGCGAGGGAAAAGCTGATGGAGCGGTTTGAGTTATCCGACATTCAGGCACGCGCTATCGTCGATATGCGTTTGCGTCAGCTCACCGGACTGGAACAGGATAAATTACGCAGTGAGTACGAAGAATTACTGAACACAATAGCTGATTTGAAAGATATCCTGGCCAATGTAAGCCGGCGTATGGAGATTATAACCGAGGAACTGATTCAAATCAGGGATAAATATGGTGATGAGAGAAGAACAGATATTGTATACTCCTCGGAAGAATTTAATCCGGAAGACTTTTATGCCGATGATGAAATGGTGATTACCATTTCGCACATGGGTTATATCAAAAGAACACCTTTGGCCGAGTTCAGAACCCAATCCAGGGGAGGAGTAGGTTCCAAGGGTAGCACCACCCGCGACGAGGACTTCATCGAACATCTTTATCCGGCAACGATGCACAATACCATGTTGTTTTTTACCAGCAAGGGACGCTGTTTCTGGTTAAAGGTGTATGAAATACCCGAAGGCGCAAAAAGTACAAAGGGTAGAGCCATACAAAACTTGTTAAATATAGAAGCCGACGATAAGGTAAAGGCGTTTATAAAAGTGAAGGGGCTTAATGATCAGGATTATATCGACAGTCATTATATTATAATGGGTACGAAAAAGGGTATGATCAAAAAATCTTTGTTGGCCGATTATTCCCGTCCGCGCGTGAATGGAGTTAACGCGATTACCATCAAAGAAGGTGACGAACTTATACAGGCAAGGCTAACCAATGGCGATGCAGAAATCCTGATGGCCACACAATTGGGTAGAGCCATACGCTTTAACGAAAAAAAGGTAAGGTGCATCGGTCGTACCGGCCAGGGTGTCAAGGGAATAACCCTAGATACAAATAACGATGAAGTGGTTGGCATGATATGTGTTGAAGACATAGAGCAGGAGGAAGTGCTGGTAGTGTCTGAAAATGGCTTCGGTAAAAAATCCAAGATTGAAGCCTATCGAATTACCAACCGGGGAGGTAAAGGAGTTAAAACAATGCGAATTACCGATAAAACGGGGGCATTGATATCCATTAAAAACGTTACCGACGACAACGACCTGATGATTATTAACAAATCCGGCATAGCCATACGCTTGGCACTTTCCGAAATAAGAACCACAGGCAGAGCCACGCAGGGAGTTAAAGTAATTAACCTGCGCAACGGTGATCAAATTGCCTCAGTGGCCAAGGTGTCGGCTTTTAAAGATGAAGAAAGTGGTGGGGAAGATGTAGATTCGGAAACCATCGCAACAGAACAGGATAAAACCGGAAATGAAGCTGCCGAGGGACTAAATCCCGATAATAGCGAAGAAGAAAAAAATAACAACGAGGAAATACAAGAATAA
- a CDS encoding tetratricopeptide repeat protein: MMMKKTVLFLAALFTISIAVAQKGKVTTATTLLEQGDPVKAKEAIDQAMEHEKSNTWPKTYIVAAKVYTKLYQKGKDDKGTIKAYKFYQKAIELDKKGNHKGKQKGKYKKEIGQALLFFGTELTNAGVEAFNKEDFETAVLAFDGLLELNKNEYMEEIQGEKVDTAIIFNAALAAYNAKNWSVAEDYFNQSIDLKYGGGDAVLLVHQMYVEQGDSTNMGSNLMRGFETYPEDNRILTELINYYLNTKQNDKALDYLNKAIESDATNASYYYARGVLYDSNKDFEAAKADYQKALEYDPEYFNALYNLGVMYFNKAVEEMNLANAETDFKKFESKKKVAETTFKEAMPYFERALEVKPDEVAVLESLKTLYYRFEMMDKYKEVDEKLKSL, translated from the coding sequence ATGATGATGAAAAAAACAGTATTATTTTTAGCGGCTCTATTTACCATATCAATAGCAGTGGCGCAAAAAGGTAAGGTAACTACGGCCACCACCTTATTAGAACAGGGCGATCCTGTGAAGGCCAAAGAGGCCATTGATCAAGCGATGGAGCACGAAAAAAGCAACACCTGGCCTAAAACCTATATTGTTGCAGCAAAGGTTTATACCAAACTCTATCAGAAAGGCAAAGATGACAAAGGGACGATCAAAGCGTACAAGTTTTATCAAAAAGCTATTGAACTGGACAAAAAAGGTAACCACAAAGGCAAGCAAAAAGGAAAATATAAGAAAGAAATTGGACAGGCGCTTTTATTCTTTGGTACTGAGTTGACCAATGCCGGCGTAGAGGCATTCAACAAAGAAGATTTTGAAACAGCGGTGCTGGCGTTCGACGGTCTATTAGAGCTCAACAAAAATGAGTATATGGAAGAGATTCAAGGCGAAAAAGTAGACACCGCCATTATTTTTAATGCTGCACTGGCTGCTTACAACGCAAAAAACTGGTCCGTTGCAGAAGACTATTTTAATCAATCCATCGACTTAAAGTATGGTGGTGGCGACGCTGTTTTGTTGGTGCACCAGATGTACGTAGAACAGGGCGATTCTACAAATATGGGTTCAAATTTAATGAGAGGATTTGAAACATACCCCGAAGACAACAGGATTTTAACAGAGTTGATTAACTATTATTTAAATACAAAACAAAACGATAAGGCGCTCGATTATTTAAATAAAGCCATCGAAAGCGATGCCACCAATGCGTCGTATTACTATGCCCGGGGAGTTCTTTACGATAGTAACAAGGATTTTGAAGCCGCCAAGGCCGATTACCAAAAAGCCCTGGAGTATGATCCTGAGTACTTTAACGCGCTGTATAATTTGGGTGTAATGTACTTTAATAAAGCTGTAGAGGAAATGAACCTGGCGAATGCCGAAACCGATTTTAAGAAGTTTGAAAGCAAAAAGAAGGTTGCAGAAACTACGTTTAAAGAAGCTATGCCATATTTTGAAAGAGCTTTAGAGGTTAAACCCGATGAAGTGGCCGTATTGGAAAGCCTGAAAACTTTGTACTATCGCTTTGAAATGATGGATAAGTACAAGGAAGTGGATGAAAAGTTGAAAAGTCTTTAG
- a CDS encoding globin domain-containing protein, with product MVEISQFKITTLPFGLRPKSSGPDIKIYDYLKEDGVRKMVNDHYDLLVESTIKDIFPPKGHLLEEAKKRSADFFVQRLGGPQYYKMSRGNPMLANRHLPFKITPKTRIVWLDCYRQVLSKLKDVPENLVLSFWYWLDGFSNWMVNQHDEPQFKMDFKLPEK from the coding sequence ATGGTGGAAATTTCACAATTTAAGATAACAACATTGCCCTTTGGTCTTCGCCCGAAAAGCTCAGGGCCGGATATAAAGATATATGACTATCTGAAAGAAGATGGAGTGCGAAAAATGGTAAACGATCACTACGATCTGTTGGTAGAAAGCACGATCAAGGATATTTTTCCTCCCAAAGGTCATTTACTCGAAGAAGCTAAAAAACGTTCTGCTGATTTTTTTGTACAACGGCTGGGTGGGCCACAATACTATAAAATGAGTCGTGGTAACCCAATGTTGGCCAACCGGCATTTGCCTTTTAAAATAACCCCAAAAACAAGAATCGTTTGGCTCGATTGTTACAGGCAGGTATTGTCGAAACTTAAAGATGTACCGGAAAACCTGGTGCTTTCGTTTTGGTATTGGCTCGATGGCTTTTCTAACTGGATGGTAAATCAACACGACGAGCCGCAATTTAAAATGGATTTTAAGTTACCGGAGAAATAA
- a CDS encoding serine hydrolase domain-containing protein, whose product MKFIYKTGLALLGVVSMGIGNMTYFNSGDSFGGDFVPPAPTVASHRISNTFSDQDRFEVIDDNVNRFLRRNHLAGASLSVVKDGKLVFTKGYGFADKEKSIEVQPYNLFRIASVSKLLTAVAVMKLVEEGKVSLDDQVFGSEGILNDSIFLNYRDPKIERITVKQLLNHSAGFTNRYGDPMFIPQVVAKKMKVDYPVQKQDIIRFMLGKRLHYPPGTMSSYSNLGYAILEEVIEKVSGMDYELYVKTDVLYPLEIFDMQIGGSYSHERLDLEVKYYEPDDAYLVKDHMSDDKEVPRSYGGNDIKTLGAAGGWVASTTDLLRLVVAIDGFDTPADILSANSIKEMSTTELLGGSPLGWRGVRKSYWYRTGTLAGTAALVVRQDDGLSYAIVFNCNSWKGPKFANDIKYMMDRTLAKVEDWPDYNLFELKNQIKPLRRKTIVF is encoded by the coding sequence ATGAAGTTTATATATAAAACAGGTCTGGCCTTGCTGGGGGTGGTTTCAATGGGGATAGGCAATATGACTTATTTTAACTCCGGTGATTCCTTTGGTGGAGATTTTGTTCCTCCGGCGCCTACTGTTGCTTCCCACAGAATATCCAATACCTTTTCCGATCAGGATAGATTTGAAGTGATAGATGATAACGTGAACCGCTTTCTGCGACGTAACCATTTAGCAGGGGCATCACTTTCAGTAGTTAAAGATGGTAAACTGGTATTTACCAAAGGCTATGGTTTTGCCGACAAAGAAAAATCTATTGAAGTGCAGCCGTATAATTTATTCAGGATTGCCAGTGTTTCGAAACTGCTTACTGCAGTTGCTGTAATGAAATTGGTGGAAGAAGGCAAAGTGTCGCTCGATGACCAGGTTTTTGGTTCGGAGGGCATTCTAAACGATTCCATATTCTTAAATTATCGCGACCCCAAAATTGAAAGGATTACCGTCAAACAACTTCTCAACCACTCAGCCGGTTTTACAAACCGCTATGGCGATCCTATGTTTATTCCTCAGGTCGTCGCAAAAAAAATGAAGGTGGACTATCCGGTACAAAAGCAAGACATTATCCGCTTTATGCTTGGTAAGCGTCTGCATTACCCACCCGGTACTATGTCGTCGTACAGCAATCTGGGATATGCCATACTCGAAGAAGTGATCGAAAAAGTTTCAGGAATGGACTACGAGTTGTACGTAAAAACCGATGTGCTATATCCGCTGGAGATTTTTGATATGCAAATTGGAGGTAGTTACAGTCATGAGAGACTCGATTTGGAGGTCAAATATTATGAGCCCGACGATGCCTATCTTGTTAAAGACCATATGAGTGACGATAAGGAAGTCCCCAGAAGTTATGGTGGCAACGACATAAAAACCCTGGGTGCTGCAGGTGGTTGGGTCGCCTCAACGACCGATTTGTTAAGGTTAGTGGTGGCCATTGATGGTTTTGATACCCCGGCCGACATACTTTCGGCCAATAGTATCAAGGAAATGAGTACAACTGAACTTTTGGGTGGAAGTCCATTGGGTTGGCGGGGTGTACGAAAAAGTTACTGGTACAGAACGGGCACACTAGCCGGTACAGCAGCGCTGGTTGTGCGTCAGGATGATGGGCTGTCGTACGCTATTGTGTTTAATTGCAACTCCTGGAAAGGCCCTAAGTTTGCCAACGACATCAAATATATGATGGATCGTACCCTGGCTAAAGTGGAAGACTGGCCCGACTACAATTTATTTGAACTGAAAAACCAAATAAAACCACTTCGTCGTAAAACCATCGTTTTTTAA